A genomic window from Silene latifolia isolate original U9 population chromosome Y, ASM4854445v1, whole genome shotgun sequence includes:
- the LOC141633192 gene encoding protein SIEL-like isoform X1, with protein sequence MSKSEWKRLLLWENLRVSEVILLQALSKKVLVKLKDKQNLVPCSARQCKIHVANAAGAFIHGLEDEFNEVQQAACVTLRMLPAVSGQFAGEVFNIVSDVLNDDSIIVRLEALKTLHHMAVSGCLKMQEEHIEMLLGTLVDSCLHIRSEAICIIGSVKLPSLKLSKVTVESLLECLDMYPKSEADIFRALFGVGQNNGDHSVGIVDNFDHEVEPCGDGKFGCNNHRVAGLIVLAVSASLKHENFRCRIPQKIFSYATAFFGRISHAFADIIDADSLLQYLSHCGITVFLTCMMTIV encoded by the exons ATGTCAAAGTCCGAGTGGAAGCGTTTACTGCTCTGGGAAAATTTACGTGTTTCGGAAGTTATTTTGTTGCAAGCCCTGTCCAAAAAAGTCCTAGTAAAGTTGAAGGATAAGCAAAACCTAGTTCCGTGCAGTGCAAGGCAATGTAAAATCCATGTTGCCAATGCTGCTGGTGCTTTCATTCATGGCCTTGAAGATGAATTCAATGAG GTACAACAAGCTGCCTGTGTCACCTTACGCATGCTCCCTGCCGTCTCTGGTCAATTTGCTGGGGAAGTTTTTAATATAGTAAGCGATGTTCTGAATGACGACTCAATTATTGTCAGGTTAGAGGCCTTAAAGACACTGCACCATATGGCAGTTTCCGGATGTCTAAAGATGCAAGAGGAACACATTGAAATG TTACTTGGTACTCTGGTGGATAGCTGTCTGCACATAAGATCCGAAGCAATATGTATAATTGGGTCTGTGAAGTTGCCGTCGCTGAAGCTATCTAAAGTGACTGTTGAAAGCCTCTTAGAATGTTTGGACATGTATCCAAAG AGTGAAGCCGATATTTTTCGCGCCTTGTTTGGTGTGGGTCAGAATAATGGAGATCATTCAGTTGGCATTGTTGACAATTTCGACCATGAG GTTGAGCCTTGTGGTGATGGGAAATTTGGTTGTAATAATCATAGAGTAGCTGGATTGATAGTTTTGGCCGTCTCCGCTTCCCTTAAACATGAAAATTTCCGTTGTCGAATTCCACAAAAAATATTTTCTTATGCAACTGCATTCTTTGGACGGATCTCTCATGCTTTTGCTGATATTATTGATGCCGATTCCCTTTTGCAATACTTATCTCACTGTGGTATAACTGTCTTTTTGACTTGCATGATGACCATTGTGTAG
- the LOC141633192 gene encoding protein SIEL-like isoform X2: MLPMLLVLSFMALKMNSMRLEALKTLHHMAVSGCLKMQEEHIEMLLGTLVDSCLHIRSEAICIIGSVKLPSLKLSKVTVESLLECLDMYPKSEADIFRALFGVGQNNGDHSVGIVDNFDHEVEPCGDGKFGCNNHRVAGLIVLAVSASLKHENFRCRIPQKIFSYATAFFGRISHAFADIIDADSLLQYLSHCGITVFLTCMMTIV; the protein is encoded by the exons ATGTTGCCAATGCTGCTGGTGCTTTCATTCATGGCCTTGAAGATGAATTCAATGAG GTTAGAGGCCTTAAAGACACTGCACCATATGGCAGTTTCCGGATGTCTAAAGATGCAAGAGGAACACATTGAAATG TTACTTGGTACTCTGGTGGATAGCTGTCTGCACATAAGATCCGAAGCAATATGTATAATTGGGTCTGTGAAGTTGCCGTCGCTGAAGCTATCTAAAGTGACTGTTGAAAGCCTCTTAGAATGTTTGGACATGTATCCAAAG AGTGAAGCCGATATTTTTCGCGCCTTGTTTGGTGTGGGTCAGAATAATGGAGATCATTCAGTTGGCATTGTTGACAATTTCGACCATGAG GTTGAGCCTTGTGGTGATGGGAAATTTGGTTGTAATAATCATAGAGTAGCTGGATTGATAGTTTTGGCCGTCTCCGCTTCCCTTAAACATGAAAATTTCCGTTGTCGAATTCCACAAAAAATATTTTCTTATGCAACTGCATTCTTTGGACGGATCTCTCATGCTTTTGCTGATATTATTGATGCCGATTCCCTTTTGCAATACTTATCTCACTGTGGTATAACTGTCTTTTTGACTTGCATGATGACCATTGTGTAG